The sequence TAAATTAATAGTGGAGTCATAATGTACGCTAGCGTATTGCGGTTCGAATCGAATACCAAAGATTTAGAAGAGATAGAAGCTCTTTTCGAGAAGTCATTAATACCAGAAATGCGGCTTCAAAATGGGTATGAAGGCTGTTATTTCCTCCGTGCCTCTAAAACGCAAGGTTTGGCCGTCACTTTGTGGGAGTCAAAAGACGCCCTTGAAGCGAACAATCAGAACGAGGCTTTCAGCACTATCCTTAGATCATTTGTAGAAGACTTGGGTGCGGAAGTCAGAATGAAGCCTTATCAAGTCCGCTACGCAGACCATCAAATGCACCCTTAATCTTCTAGCTGCGTTGTCTGGGCACCCTTACGCGTTATCGTTATATGCGAAAACGTACTACCCGGAACTGCTCCGTGCCAGTGCTTTTCTCCAGCAGGTGCGAAAACAACCTCTCCAACAACAAGCTCAGATTCAACCGATTCCGTTACAACAATTCCTTTTCCCTCAGTAACGATGAGTATTTGGTCGCTTTCATGAACATGAAATTTATTCTTAACCCCTGTTCCAAAGTTGACAATACTGCAATTGAAATCATCACTAGAAGGTGCAAGTGGCTGCCTTGAAACGTCGTCACTTGTAAAAAGTGAACTTGCTGCAGATTCTTTATCAATCTCATTTATCTTCCGAATTTCCATAATTACTCCTTACGTGTTGGACATGACTTTGAGCTAACACTTACTATTATGCAATGTACATTCAGGATGAAGGACCTAAATCACCGCTTTATACTCGAATGTCGATAGAGCTACTGGGATATGAATACCTTGAGCAGGCTACTGACAAT is a genomic window of Dehalococcoidia bacterium containing:
- a CDS encoding cupin domain-containing protein; amino-acid sequence: MEIRKINEIDKESAASSLFTSDDVSRQPLAPSSDDFNCSIVNFGTGVKNKFHVHESDQILIVTEGKGIVVTESVESELVVGEVVFAPAGEKHWHGAVPGSTFSHITITRKGAQTTQLED